The Silene latifolia isolate original U9 population chromosome X, ASM4854445v1, whole genome shotgun sequence genome contains the following window.
tttgaaaaaaaaaatatcaccGATTTTTGAACTTGTAGCCGGTAggcggtagttatggttggtcagaGCTTTTTTAacaaataaactttgaccgatgataattcccgactacgagttgagactTAGGTGAATTCTTTTTTAAactgaagacctcttaaagacggtcaattagaaaaaaaaaagtttatcgttTCCTGAACTTGTATCCAAGAGTTATtaacggtcaaagtttttttttttcaaaaatagaGGGGGTACATGAGAGAATATCACAAGGTTTTATTAGTTTGTAAACCCCCTGAGTTGGGATGAGATTGTATTACGTATATATAGAAACATACAAGATATGTAACAAGATAACAACCCTAAATACAAGGCTAAACTAAGGCTAGTATCTAGGAAGAATATTTACATAACTAATTTACATATAATCATATTCACACTAATACGCCCCCGCAGTTTGAGCGGGAGGAGGCCGAACGCACAAGCTGGACCGGAAACGATTGAAGAGGTAACGAGGAAGTCCCTTAGTAAAAATGTCTGCATATTGATACTCAGCGGGAACATGTAAGACTCGAACAGCACCAACTTGTACCTTTTCACGTACGAAATGAATGTCAAGTTCAATGTGTTTGGTGCGTTGATGTTGTACCGGATTGCCAGCGAGGTAAACAGCGGAAATATTGTCACAATAGACTAGTGTGGCCCGAGTAATAGGAACACGAAGCTCAAACAATAAATTGCGAAGCCAACTAGTCTCAGCTACGGCATTGGCTACCCCACGATATTCGGCCTCAGCACTTGACTTTGAAACAGTCGGTTGTCGCTTGGACGACCAGGAAACAAGATTATTTCCCAAGAAAACACAATACCCGGACGTCGAACGACGGGAATCAGGACATCCTCCCCAATCGGCATCGGAGTAAGCTGTAATGTTGAGGGAGGAGGAACGAGAAATAGTTAAGCCGTAAGCAAGCGTACCTTTAATGTAGCGGAGTAGGCGTTTAAGGAAGTGAAGATGCGGCTCACGCGGGGCATGCATAAACAAACACACTTGCTGAACGGCGTAGGTAATATCAGGCCTCGTAATGGTTAAATATTGAAGTGCTCCGGCCAAGCTTCGATAAAGAGAAGGGTCGGAAATGAGAGGACCAGCCGTGGAGCTAAGTTTGGACCCGACATCAGCTGGTGTGGCCGTAGGATTGCAGGAGCTCATGGACGCACGACTAAGAATCTGTTCAGCATAAGTACGTTGCGACAAGAATAACCCAGAGCCATTACGAGTAACATTGATTCCCAAAAAATGGTTTAGAACCCCCAAATCCGTCATCGCGAATTACGTTGCAACAGAGTCGAGCTAGAGGCGGTAAGAATAATATCATCCACATATAAAAGAATGTAAGCCATGTCAGCACCAGAATGATAAATAAAAAGGGAAGAATCGCACACACTACTTCGAAAACCCTGTGAGAGAACAAAAGTCGCAAACCGTTGAAACCATGCACGGGGTGCCTGTTTTAGACCATATAGAGACTTACGCAGACGACAGACATGAGTAGGGGCAGATTTGTCAACAAATCCCGGGGGTTGATGCATATAAACAGTCTCAGCCAAGTCACCATGAAGGAATGCATTTTTGACATCAAGTTGGTGAATTGGCCAGTTACGAGATACGGCAAGACTAAGAACAGTGCGAATTGTAGTAGGTTTCACAACGGGACTAAAAGTTTCATCGCAATCAACACCAACCTGTTGGGATTTCCCATTAACAACGAGTCGAGCCTTATAGCGTTGTAACGAACCGTCACTGTGGAATTTATGTCGAAATAACCATAAACAACGAATGATGTTAGCATCATTTGGCCGAGGCACCAAATCCCAAGTGTGATTCTCAATTAATGCACGATATTCGTCTTTCATGGCAGCATTCCAATTCGAGTCACGGAGAGCTTCATGTGGTGATTTGGGTAAAGGGGATAAAGGCGGGGTTTGCGTGGCAATAAGGGATTTTGGTTTAAAAATTCCGTTCATCGCACGAGTGCTCATCGTGTGAGGACGAAAAGGCGggggtggaggtggtggtggtggcggtggagaGGGAGTAGACTGGGCTTGTGACGTGGGGGTGGATGTAGTGGTTGAAGGGTTTGAGAAAACAGGGGAGGTAGGAGGGGTATGTGTGGGTGAGGTAGGGGATGGGTGAGCGGTCTGAGGAGAGGGGGCTGGGGTGTGAGGTTCAGCAGCATGCGTGGGGGAGGCAGGCGTGGTGGGTTCGGGTTCGGGTGTGGGTATGGGTGATGGTTGGTGAGGTGTGGCTATATGGTCAAGAAGGAGGGGGTTAACGGGGTCAAGGAAGGAGTAATTGGCAGGTTTATTTGAGGAGGACTCAGCGAAAGGGAACTTCGACTCATCAAAAGTAACGTGACGCGAAATGTGAACTTTACCCGTGTTGAGATCAAGACACCTATACCCACGATGTTGAGGTGGGTAACCTAAGAAGACACACATAGTGGAACGTGGAGCTAATTTGTGAGGTCGTTTGGCGGACAGGTTTGGATAGCAAGCGCAACCAAAAACGCGAAGATGCTCGTAAGACGGTTCTTTAGCGAAGAGAGCGGAAGTGGGTGAACGGTAATTAAGGATTTTAGTAGGAAGAATATTGTGGAGATGAACTGCAGCATGAAGAGCATCGACCCAAAATGAAGGTGGAACAGACGCATGGTAAAGTAGAGCAAGAACAATTTCATTTATTCGGCGAATCATACGCTCGGCTTTACCGTTTTGTGACGATGTTTGTGGGCATGAGAAACGAAATTGAAGACCAGTTTGATTTGCAAAGGATTTGAAAGAGCTGTTATCAAATTCTCGACCCAAGTCACATTGAAAATTTTTAATGGGAGACTGAAATTGAGTACGTATATATGCTGCAAATTGTCGGAATTTTGTATAAACTTCGGATTTTGCCGTTAGTGgataaacccaaacaaattgtgtaaAATTATCAATAAGAATAAGATAATACTTGTATCCATTTTTACTTAGAATAGGGCTAGTCCACAAATCTGCATGAATAATATCAAAAGGTGCAAGACTAACAGATGACGAATCATGAAACGGCAATCGTTTATGTTTGCTAATTTGACACGAATGGCAAAGACCTGAGCTAGACTCTTTATTGTAGCTAATGACACACTGACTCTTAAGAACTTGAAGAATATTTGGCCCGGGGTGGCCAAGACGACTATGCCAGACATCATTTGAGGAGACGAGGAGACCATGACCGTGACCAGGGGAAGAAGAGGACGTTGAAGACTCGGTGGACACGGGATAAAGCTCGCCATTACTGTCACTCCTCAAGATCGTAGTCCCATTCTGAAGGTCCTTCACAGAAAAACCAAACGGGTCAAATTCAACGGAGACATTGTTATCCTTTGTAAATTGACGGACAGAAATTAAATTTTTGATTATTCGGGGTGTGTATAGCACGTTGGTAAGGTATAAAGTGCGGTTTTTGGCATTAAGGACAGAAGTTCCCGAGCCCCGGACAGGAATGCTATGGCCATTACCAACTAAAATAGACCGAATATTATGTGCATTAGAAGAGGAAATCAGCGTACCTGGGTCAGCAGTAAGGTGCGAGGATGCACCGGTATCCATAAACCAAGGACCATCAGAAGGTGGCTGCAAGTTCATGGCCTGAAAAGCTTGTCCCAAATCAGTCAATTGAGTAGGCTCTGTTTCAGCTATGTGAGCATGACCGCGAGGAGCAGAGGGACGAGGAGAGGACCGAGAGTTAGCCCACGGCTGCCATGGTTGGGTCCAACCCGGATAGGTAGGATAAGGACATGGGGGTGGGGTCCACGGGTAGGGCCAATGAGCCATAGGAAATGGTGAGGGAACCAGAGACGGATTCGAATTGGGTGTTGCAGAGTTCGAATCAGACCGTGGCTTATAATTCATATTACGATTATCACGACGCCGATTATTATTTGGAATGTAATTGGGATTATAATTATTACCTTTGTAGTTTGGGTTGGGATTTACACGAGCCTGATTTGTCGAAGAGGAAGACTTCGATTTTTCATTCCAACCTGACGAATCAGAGGTCGGGGCATTGGACGCAACCAAGGCCGCAGATGGCTCCTCCTGTGCAGACTGATGGTGGAGTTCCAATTCCAACATGCTCCGGGCAGTTTCAAAATTGGGCAAAGTTTGGTTTATGTAGGAAGCAACAGTGTCATACGATGAAGGGAGTCCACGGACAAGTTGAAGAACAAGTCGCTGATCGTTGACAGCCGCCCCAACATCCTTCATTTGGCCAGCAAGATCCCGGAGGCGTTGGCAATAGGCGTCAAGGGACGCCATATTTGCGAGTTTTAAAGTATTGAACTCGTGTTCTAGGGCCGCACAACGTGCGCCTTTGTTGTTGAGAAAAATGTTCTCAACTCGTTTCCAAGCTTCGCGTGCCATGGAGTTATCTTCAAGGACTCGGGGAAGGAATTCATCACTGAGAGTCCCATAAATCCATTGAAGAACGAGTGCATCAATTTCACACCACTCCTCATAAGTGTCATCGGTCTCGGATGGTGGTTCCGTGCCGTCGATATGAGAGAGAACTTTGTGTCCTTTTGCGTGGAGTGTGAAGAGGCGAACCCAAGATGCATACGTAACCTTTGTTCCATCGAGAACGCGGACCTTATTCTGTATATTTGATACTGTGTAGACGGGATGTAAAGATGGTTTTGGTGGGGTTGCTTTGTCACCCATCGAAACGGATGAAGGCAGAAAGGAAAAAAATGAAGATGTGAGGATCGATCTAGGGTTTAGAGACCTACACTGATACCATATTAGTTTGTAAACCCCCTGAGTTGGGATGAGATTGTATTACGTATATATAGAAACATACAAGATATGTAACAAGATAACAACCCTAAATACAAGGCTAAACTAAGGCTAGTATCTAGGAAGAATATTTACATAACTAATTTACATATAATCATATTCACACTAATAGGTTTGTTCCTAGGTTTCGGACTTATTTTTAAATTGTTTTGTCTCCATTGTTAGTCATGGCATGTCATGTGTTCGGGACATCAGTGACGGATGCAACATTCAAAGGGATGACAGAGTATAATCACAAGGCGATACAAGCTGTAGACAGAGCGCGTGTGGCATTGGAGATGAAGAATGCGGAAGGGAAGGATATTGAAGCTCGAAATTTCGTTGATAAGATTCAAACAGCTATTGAGAGAAAGGGCGTAAGGTGCGTAATCTACAATGCTACGGGTGGTCCACTGAAACTGGTGGCGGTATTTGAGTACGCTGGGTGTGTCTCTACCCGTCTGTAATTCAGAATGGTCAATGGGCCTCTTTCGTCCATGAAAAGGTTAATGCAGCGTCTATTACAGCCCTTGTCTTCGAAGCGACTCAGGATAATCCTACACGATAGTGGGTGCTTGGTTGGTATCAGACAAATGATGTAATTAGTAAGGTATGTTTGCTTCTTTTTGTGACGATaattaataggaataattataatagttgggcctcatcCACCACCTTAAGGTTTTGATTTGGGCGCAATTTATTAGACAATCAAATTATACAATAAGACCGTTATATAGTGTACAACGGCTTTAATTAAAACATATGAAATTACGAACGAAGTCAACATATTACTGACCGTTATACACCACACAAGTATACAACGGTCTTACACAAGAATTAAAAGCGAAAGTAAAGAGTGGATAACGGCAAGGAATCAGACTAAGCAGCAGCCACCAGAGTAGTTGGAGCACCCTTGTAAGCGAGTTGACGAGCCAAAAGAGCTCCGTCAGGCATGGGAGCAGCATAAACCGCTTGATAACGAGGATGATTTGGAATAAAAGGCGCTTTAGGTTCATCGCCTTTCACAGTAATAGCACCTCCAGTGTGCTTACCCCCCCGACCCAAAGATCTTATCGACAACATATCCGGCCAAAATCCCAAGCGCAATACCGATTCCAAACCCAGTAACAAACGCTGCCAGGCCCACGAATGCTGCGGTGGCTGCTGTCTCTGCCACCCCAATTGCAGTAACCAGATAGGTTGCCACTGCTGCCCCTGAAATTTCTCCTATGTACCCGCCTGCCCAACCTGCCCCAAATTCTGCCCCCTCCTTGACAGTTGTTTGCAGCTTGTGATCCGACGAGTAGATGTCCCACGCTGACATGGCTAGTGTGAATATTAGTAGCCCTTTCCCTATTTTATCAGCCACCTTGTACGCCGTGTTTTCCAAGAATGTTCCTCTCCCGGACGATTTGATAATTTCATCGTACACCTTCACATTGTTACAACCGTTGTAATTGGGAATAATTTACAACGGGAGTGTAAAACTATCTAAACTAACTCTTTTTTTTGTAAGTTAGAGCGATTGTAAGTAAGACTTATAGTATggtactccctccgttccagtgatatgttcacaaaataaataaagtgtaaacatatcactggaACAGAGGGAGTAGTTAGGAAGCCTAATTAAATGGGAGTCGGATACCTCTATCTTTTGTTCGTCTTCCAACTGCTCGAATGGCTTGTCAAATTCAGACCCTTTTTCCCTCACAAGTTTCTTCTGATACCTGCAAATCAAAACGACTGCTATAATCATTTGTTcacgtttgattaaaatattaaggaataaaaaaaaaaaaaaaaaggtaaacagaTGATAGCGCTATCAAGCAAGTAGTAGATATGAATTATGAAGGAGAGTAAAATAAAGAGACTTGGAAACGAGGTCTTCGAAGGAGTTGCCAGATAGCTTGATGGCTTTGGAGAAATTCCGAGAAGACGAGTCGGCTTTCTTAACGATGGACTTGTACATGGCTTCCTTGAAAACAGATAGCTCTTCAATAAGATCTTTTGCTTTGGACTCAATCTCCCACGGCTCAAGTGAGCCTTCGGTGAGCTCCTTGATCCGTGGAATGAGTGAGTCAGCATGTCCCCTGACTTTTGTCAGGAAATCGTTCCTCAGGTGCACGTTTGCCACCGTCTGCATCCCGAACCCCACAGCCATTTCAAGGTAACTCAGGTACTTCTTGACCACCTCCTCGACTGAGGCATCatccgtattattattattattattattattattagctgcCTTGGTCACGCCTTTGTAGTGGTCGTCAAGGAGTGTCACTGCCTGATCATGAGTTTCCCGGCTGCATCGAAGGTAGTCGCTGCGGTCCCTTTCCGACCTAAACGGAATGCTCTTAATGCGTTCTTCCTCCTGCTGCTGAATCAGTTTCGCCAGTGTCCGCAGCTTCTCCTTTCCCAGAACTACACTTTCCATTACTCCCTACTTTTTATTTCCTACTGTCTATAATTCTTTAAATGATGTACTAGTAAGagatagaggtggcaatcggCTCGGGTtaagtcgggtcgggtcatatcgggttcgggtacGTGTCATTATgaggtcgggtcatttcgggtcaaatctccttgttggactttggtggtcacaggcccatttgtgggtttattagcaaccttggcccaagtttgattctttctgggtttagtgatccgaataactccttttgtaatccgaatcgACCCGTATTTCATTTAAATgggacaaaataattaaattaagttaaaatttggtattaactaaaaataattaatttcttttatttattcggcacattaataaattttccgtgcctacaaCCCCATTAAAGTAAAATATTGAGCTTTTCAATAATACAATAGCAGAATATAGAATTAATATTTATAACTAATGTCGAAAAGATTAAATTAAACAACGAAAACAGAAAATACAAATCGTGGATGGTCTTATtaataaatcaaaaaaattacAAGAAAAAAAAGTTGAAGAAATTATTAGGATAAATCAATGGCAAAATAAAAACTTACCGAAAGATGAACTTAATTATTCAGATAACAAAACATATCGACATTTAAAATTTTCATGTAGGTAGATTAAAATCCTAGGAGAAGGTAAAATGGAATTAGATCTAGAATGATATGGGGTGTGACTTGAAGGAGAATGGGGAGGGTGGTGTACTGGTGGCAAGATAGGGGTAAAATAAATCTAGAGTTAAAGTAAAATGTAAAATATGGAGTGTATTGCTGATAAACATTAAAGGAATGGGGAATATGGGTTAAATGAACTAAACATGGGGGTATTATTTTCCATGTTAATTGGGCTTTATTTTAGCTTGATGGAGTGTATTACGTATGAGTCATTGATTACAAAAAGGGTATTGTTTTACTTCAAAAAAAAAGGGGTATTGTGAGTTAGCGAAGAATTATACTCTTAATGGGTTAGGAGGATGGGTTACGAGTTTTGTTATTTTGGGTTCGAGTAAAAAAAATGTATTGGGTTTATTTTAGGTTTGTCAGATACGGGTTTGTATGGGTTGAGTTTATACGAGTTTCGAACAACTTAGGGTCAGAAACGAGTTACATTATTGACTTTTTTTTGCAGatatttattttctttaattttaattataagCATATGTCATTTTTAGCTTTTATAATTATCTAATATATAATATTAGTACAAATAAACATTTTTCGTATAATATATTCAATAACGGTATGCTATATGAAGTACTGAATTGATACGTAACAAATaggctagacctggcaaaatgggtcaACGGGTCGCCGGTCGGGCCTATTGGCGTCGGGTTAGTTCGGGtctctcattgatttcgggtcggggcgggtcatttcgggttttgaGTTTGTTGGtccgggtctatttcgggttgtttcgggttgggtcattttcggggtcaatgaataatagagaaatagccaCTTCAAGTCTTTTTTGTTCAATTAGAATTATATTTTGTCGGTTCatattcgggtcgggtcaattcgggttttagggtAACATTTGGGTGATGTAGTttgggtcacttcgggtctcgggcCCGTCTTTTCGAGTCGGGCTGCTTTTGGCAGGTCTACAAATAGTGACTATATTTGATAAACTTTGCTTCGAAACAAATACTCCGTATAAGTATATTTTGCTTCAAAATTTTAAAAGTTTAGATTATTTTTATCAAgttaaattatttttatcaatttATTATATCCATTACTTCTCTTAATTGCATATAttcgttatttttttttttttttttttttgtcaatcgAATCGCGCAgttagtcgcattacaatagaggggaggggggattcgaacctgggacctattgtccacaatacctccgtcttaaccactagactaagacatcttcggtATTACTTCTTTTAATTGCACAAATCTGTTATTGTATCATTTTCTTTATTATATCCGACATTActtcttttaattatttttagcAATTGATTATATCGGATATTCAGATTAATGAGTGATTGAAAGGACGTATGGGAGCGAGGTTGTTTTTGGGCATTTTGTCtcacaaaatggtatccgtctacaacttaagacggatagtgcccgtcttaaGTAAGAATTTGTGAAGGCGAAGGGATGTGACGAGCTTGAAGACAAGTGGGTTAACTAAAGTCAGAGACTCATAGAGTCATAGCTCATAGGAAAGACGGAAAAGTGTTACAAGCAAGGGAAAAGCTTGAGTTTTGGTTTATTTCTATTGCGCTACTGTTTTAGATTGGGGGTGTTGGGTCTATTCGTAGTGAGGTCGATAGACATTACGGTATGGGTAGATCCGTAGAATGATCAAGTtttttttgctttggttttttATCCGGTAACTTTGTTAAATTACAAggtttgttatgtataatctccTAAATATGAGATATAAAAGTTAAATCATATTTTTTTCAGCATTTTTTAATAACAATTATCAAAATAACcatcccgtgcaatttgcacgggtttaagactagtaTTCTTATATTTGAAATACTCATATTTTTTTTTAAGCTGTACCCttcttttgaaaaaaaaaaccttgACAGGTCATAACTCTCGGCCATGATTACGGCGACTTTTTTTCAACGGGAGATCTGGTAAATACGATCAATATGAAAAAATTGGCCTTTCGGAACTTGAGGCCAAGATACGGTCGGTCAAGTTTCTTCGGTTAAAAGAGTTTGACTAACCATAACTTTTGAAACAAGTACCTAaagtgacaaaaaaaaaaaaaaaaaaaaattgaatcaaAGATCTTGTAAAATTCTGTATTTTTAGCATTGAGTCGATATAATCATTGCAGCATAGCCGTAGTAATCCATGGCGATCAACGTGTTTGGGACACCCATAACGAACACACCACTGAAAGGAATGACGGAGTATCTCAACAGGCCGCTACAGGCGGAAGACAGAGCTAGAGTGGCTATGGAGTGGAAGAACACAGAAGGCAAGCATACAGAAGCTCGGAATTTTGTTGATACTGAGAGTAGCCACATACGAATACACCTCCTGTGTCTCGATGTCTCCCTTCCCTTCGATACTTCAAAACGGTCAGTGGGGCGGTTTCCTCCACGAGGTTACTTCTCCAGAGTCTTTTGTGGCCCTTGTTTATGAAGGCACACATGCTTCTACATCCCGACAGTGGGTCATAGGTTGGTTTCAGACTATTTCCGCTTACAACAGGGTATGTTTTACCATTACTACTTCCCAACAATAATTagtcttgtgtgatattgtttggaTTAATGGTGCAATCGGTTTCACGTCTATATCTGATTTTTTGCAGTGCTACGGTGAGATTCGTCCCAAAGGACATTACTCCATGAGATCGCCCAATAATGTACGCGACTCCCTCAAATCTCTCATTGAGGGTTCAGACATTGCTCATACAGCCCAAGGCGAAGGAGGCGTAATCTTTTCTTCCATGGGAAATACAGGTCTTCCCATATATGAAGCTATCTTGACACTGGAAGGTGCTATAAATGAACCATAACAGCATCGATGTGTGGTTTGTATTTGACACGAAGTATATTATAGGAAGTGTGACTATATAGTTACACTTTCTATAATATACTTCGTGTCGATGTGTGGTTTGTAAGAGTGTGACCTTACCGGTGGCGATATGTGGTTTGTATTTGACTCGTGTAAATGTTATACGGAGTATACTGTAATATATATTACCGGTATGGCGTTTGTAATATACCGTTTGAAAATTGGGTTCTTAATATTTGAGTTCGTGTGTTCAGGTGATGTGTCGATAATATTTTGTGAGAGTATTTTTCTACTTCTTTGGAAAATCCGGTAGTTTGATTATGTCGTCGAGAATGGGTCTAACAATCCGGTagtttaatacggagtattaaagAACGTTCAATTGGCAGGGGTAACTACATTAACGTTGTCCCGGTCTTCGATACGACCGTTTCCTTGTACTCTATGTAATTGGCAGGGGTAACTACATTAACGTTGCCCTATTGTTCCGCAATTTATTAGACAATCAAATTATACAATAAGACCGTTATATAGTGTACAACGGCTTTAattaaagcatatgaaaattacaAACGAAGTCAACATATTACTGACCGTTATACACCACACAAGTATACAACGGTCTTACACAAGAATTAAAAGCGAAAGTAAAGAGTGGATAACGGCAAGGAATCAGACTAAGCAGCAGCCACCAGAGTAGTTGGAGCACCCTTGTAAGCGAGTTGACGAGCCAAAAGAGCTCCGTCAGGCATGGGAGCAGCATAAACCGCTTGATAACGAGGATGATTTGGAATGAAAGGCTTCTTAGGTTCATCGCCTTTCACAGTAATAGCACCACCAGTGTGCTTCCCCCCTGACCCGAAGATCTTATCGACAACATATCCAGCTAAAATCCCAAGCGCCATACCGATTCCAAACCCAGTAACAAACGCTGCCAGGCCCACGAATGCTGCGGTGGCTGCTGTCTCTGCCACCCCAATTGCAGTTACCAGATAGGTTGCCACTGCTGCCCCTGAAATTTCTCCTATGTACCCGCCTGCCCAACCTGCCCCAAATTCTGCGGCCTCCTTGACAGTTGTTTGCAGCTTGTGATCCGACGAGTAGATGTCCCACGCTGACATGGCTAGTGTGAATATTAGTAGCCCTTTCCCTATTTTATCAGCCACCTTGTACGCCGTGTTTTCCAAGAATGTTCCTCTTCCTGATGATTTGATGATTTCGTCGTACACCTTCACATTGTGTACCCCATGGTTAGTCAAGTCTATAAGTAAAATGATTTTTGAGTTATTGGTGATATGAATTCACCAGAAAATCCTATACCCGACTGTGAGaatacatcaaaaaaaaaaaagacttcgTTTTTTGATGCTGAAAGAGGAGAGGACCAATAACTAAAGAAAAATGGCAGGTGGAACAAATTGAAAAGAaggatcaaattactcatcaagttcattcttaaaatagaaagaacaacaaatgactgagacacccaaaaatggaaaagtacaacaaataaccgggacagagggagaaCTAATTAAATTTGCGCAATATAAACATAGTCATAATCAGCTAgcataatcaatcaatcaatattatatattaatttcagaaaccaagggacttccttgtaattaaataaatctatacacattaattataatatataGTTTTAAATTGCCAGCTAGTTTTAAATTGCCAGCGCCGTGTGATGGACATGAagaagggatttcaatgtaaatattatatagttttggttaaaagtataaatttagagaatactagaatatggcgagtttccttaaaataaacgggtcccacttatgatattaattagtataaataagttaattatttaacatacataaatataatataagtatatgttatattttggaaactattaaaaggtaagtaaatcaattcagattttcaaaaaatataatattccataagtcattaaatttgtaatttaattagtaaataataaagattgctcttaaataatattctaatctaatatttcagatttatttaaatatataactctaatacaactaTATAATCAACTATTATGATAGTAACCTTCCAtataaatgcgggagtagtgaaagaaaaaataatgacggcgggagaagtgaaagtaatagtaatcacaacacatgtaatgaaagtaacagtaggaacaacggaaagagtatg
Protein-coding sequences here:
- the LOC141621025 gene encoding 23 kDa jasmonate-induced protein-like; amino-acid sequence: MACHVFGTSVTDATFKGMTEYNHKAIQAVDRARVALEMKNAEGKDIEARNFVDKIQTAIERKGVRCVIYNATGGPLKLVANGQWASFVHEKVNAASITALVFEATQDNPTR
- the LOC141619342 gene encoding uncharacterized protein LOC141619342, which codes for MESVVLGKEKLRTLAKLIQQQEEERIKSIPFRSERDRSDYLRCSRETHDQAVTLLDDHYKGVTKAANNNNNNNNNTDDASVEEVVKKYLSYLEMAVGFGMQTVANVHLRNDFLTKVRGHADSLIPRIKELTEGSLEPWEIESKAKDLIEELSVFKEAMYKSIVKKADSSSRNFSKAIKLSGNSFEDLVSKYQKKLVREKGSEFDKPFEQLEDEQKIEVYDEIIKSSGRGTFLENTAYKVADKIGKGLLIFTLAMSAWDIYSSDHKLQTTVKEGAEFGAGWAGGYIGEISGAAVATYLVTAIGVAETAATAAFVGLAAFVTGFGIGIALGILAGYVVDKIFGSGG